In the Acropora muricata isolate sample 2 chromosome 1, ASM3666990v1, whole genome shotgun sequence genome, one interval contains:
- the LOC136920657 gene encoding hypoxia up-regulated protein 1-like, protein MLLRISRLVLCVCTVVVFLSNFACHSDGLAVMSVDLGSQFMKIAIVKPGVPEEIALNHESRRKTPVAVSLRDNERLFSDNAFAVAVKYPKNSYIFLQDLLGKKINNPLVQQYKKRFPWYKLEEDKERGTVVFRHDSETTYTPEELFGMILNHSRVIGEKFSDHPMKDVVLTVPSFFTQAERRSVMRAAKLVGLNVLQIMNANTAVALHYGVFRRASFNATERFIMFYDMGATSTVATIVGYSTVKTKDRGITETSPQLSIKGVGFDRTLGGHAMEIRLRDHLIKLFKENYKTKEDLSQSPRAMAKFLKEAARVKQVLSANTEIYSQIEGAFEEKDFRAKVTREEFEGMCSDLLDRVSGPVEQALKSSAIPLDEIEAVILVGGGTRVPKVQELLLKAVKKSELGKSVNTDEAAALGAVYQAAELGKGFKVKKFVVKDANVYPVQVTFERVSKADDGTETVKHVKRMLYHRMNVFPQKKVMTFNRHQGDFNFHTGYTDLDFLNEEEQSMLGSVNLTTVEVKGVTAALDKHTPKGESKGVKAFFRMDENGFLILDKIESVFEKPAEEKPEEEQSTFAKIGSKISSPFGGSTEESKEGKVEEDKSSNKTEEVPKKEEKKPNKPVVVREPLEMVLLLDDVADVSDDAMSSSVKKLKDLQARDDAKFANEQAKNLLESHIFNMRDVLDSKEGQLLSTEEEREKIQEALNEASDWLDDEGWDSTADVYSEKLKKLKERSLDFRFRLREHKARPKALEALKQSLNLSRSFLVQINNLTDKEEIYTTKDLDELNKIINETTEWLDKTEKKQNESKLHENPVLVVKDIEARQGKLDREMLYLLNKAKYYVPKPKVNETASNSTKSGADGKKAKQEKGSKKEEKATDKQEEATSGKSKDSTEDSEKEEEKMGTPEGTKEQQKESEKDEPLPLPSAEEASSSDEPGTKAADSAKEKEQSDIRRDHPTTSFPGSFVFPQEGVVEERPWFGLVTCLADKIIFMGGVPILQKIVATSICHIQTETRAIAMFFTSLHSSISCSSYWNVNLKPKQVKCLEAVYSGRDVVAVLPTGYGKSIIFHLLPALLFDKVNSGNIAPPSQSIVIVVSPLNSLIRDQIRRINQGNIKATVLNVQNNENSDEVQLDLAHSNPSLLRDGRYDLVFTHPEAVLSSKEGLELFQSTPYQRSVQAVVIDEAHCILEWGDDFRKDYSHLSMLCAIFPNVPVVALTATASKTDISSIKESLNLRNPLEVIGNPNRPNIHYKKVFRKGEDIEFFEELLQPIACDLKAKTVNYPITIMYLPLRWCGFAFKFFERHLGNEQYYPSNAQPLPENRLFAQYHAPQTSAMKDQILKELSSAVSKVRVVFATVAMGMGVDIQSIRTVIHAEPPRTVREYFQETGRAGRDGKLAHAVLYYNNRDIAKHREGMSDNIRNFCRLEDGCLRKFLLSCLDAKVPDTKGPSHLCCSYCESVCKCPDCMA, encoded by the exons ATGTTGTTAAGAATATCAAGACTAGTTTTGTGTGTATGCACAGTTGTGGTGTTTCTATCCAATTTTGCTTGTCATTCAG atGGCTTAGCTGTTATGTCCGTGGACCTTGGAAGTCAGTTCATGAAAATAGCCATAGTTAAG ccTGGTGTCCCAGAGGAAATAGCACTCAACCA CGAATCAAGACGAAAGACACCTGTTGCAGTTTCCCTGAGAGACAACGAACGGTTATTTAGTGATAATGCCTTTGCAGTG GCTGTCAAGTACCCTAAAAATTCTTACATTTTTCTTCAAGACTTgttgggtaaaaaaattaacaatccATTGGTACAACAGTATAAGAAAAG ATTTCCTTGGTACAAACTTGAGGAAGACAAGGAGAGAGGGACAGTTGTTTTTAGGCACGACAGTGAAACCACTTACACGCCTGAAGAACTGTTTGGTATGATACTGAATCATTCTAGAGTCATTGGGGAAAAATTTTCAG atcaTCCCATGAAAGATGTAGTGCTGACAGTCCCTTCTTTTTTCACACAAGCTGAACGGCGTTCTGTTATGAG AGCTGCAAAattggttggattaaatgtgcTGCAGATTATGAATGCCAACACAGCAG TTGCTCTTCATTATGGAGTGTTCCGGCGTGCATCATTTAATGCCACTGAGAGG TTTATAATGTTTTATGACATGGGAGCAACAAGTACAGTAGCTACAATTGTTG GTTACAGTACAGTTAAAACCAAGGACAGAGGAATCACAGAAACATCACCACAACTGTCCATCAAGGGGGTGGG TTTTGATCGCACGCTTGGAGGCCATGCTATGGAAATAAGACTCCGAGACCATCTCATCAAGCTTTTCAAGGAGAATTACAAGACAAAGGAGGATTTAAGTCAGTCACCACGTGCTATGGCAAAGTTCCTGAAGGAAGCTGCCAGAGTCAAACAAGTCCTTAGCGCAAACACAGAGATCTACTCACAG ATTGAGGGTGCTTTTGAAGAAAAGGACTTTCGTGCCAAGGTGACACGTGAAGAATTTGAGGGGATGTGTTCCGATCTGTTGGACAGAGTTAGTGGTCCCGTTGAACAGGCTCTGAAGTCATCAGCTATTCCTCTG GATGAGATTGAAGCTGTGATTCTTGTCGGGGGCGGAACTCGTGTACCCAAGGTTCAGGAGTTACTCTTGAAAGCTGTTAAAAA GTCTGAACTTGGAAAGAGTGTCAATACAGATGAAGCTGCTGCATTAG GTGCCGTATACCAAGCTGCTGAACTAGGCAAAGGATTCAAAGTCAAGAAATTTGTAGTTAAAGATGCCAATGTTTACCCAGTACAG GTGACGTTTGAACGTGTGAGCAAGGCTGATGATGGAACTGAGACGGTCAAACATGTTAAGCGCATGTTGTATCACAGAATGAACGTTTTCCCACAGAAGAAAGTCATGACCTTCAACAGACACCAAGGAGACTTTAATTTTCATACTGGTTACACAGACCTGGACTTCCTGAATGAGGAAGAACAGAG taTGTTGGGATCGGTTAACTTGACAACAGTGGAAGTAAAGGGTGTGACTGCTGCCCTTGATAAGCACACTCCCAAGGGAGAGTCCAAAGGGGTCAAAGCATTCTTTAGGATGGATGAAAATGGATTTTTGATACTGGACAAG ATTGAATCTGTTTTTGAAAAACCAGCAGAGGAGAAGCCAGAAGAAGAACAGTCTACATTTGCAA AAATTGGAAGTAAAATCTCAAGTCCTTTTGGTGGCTCAACAGAAGAGAGCAAAGAGGGCAAAGTGGAG GAGGATAAATCAAGCAACAAAACAGAAGAAGTTCCtaaaaaggaagagaaaaaaccCAACAAGCCGGTAGTTGTGCGCGAACCATTAGAAATGGTTCTTCTGTTGGATGATGTAGCAGACGTTTCGGATGACGCCATGTCTTCATCCGTGAAAAA acTCAAGGATTTGCAAGCCAGAGATGATGCTAAGTTTGCCAACGAGCAAGCTAAGAACTTATTAGAGTCGCACATATTTAACATGCGCGATGTACTCGATAGTAAAGAGGGGCAGCTATTGTCCACAgaagaagagagagaaaagatcCAAGAGGCCTTGAACGAGGCATCAGATTGGCTGGACGACGAAGGCTGGGACTCAACAGCTGAC GTTTACAGTGAGAAACTGAAAAAGCTAAAGGAACGATCATTGGACTTCAGGTTTCGTCTGAGAGAACACAAAGCCAGACCAAAGGCCTTAGAAGCGTTAAAACAGAGTTTAAACTTGTCTAGATCATTCCTTGTCCAAATAAACAATCTCACAGACAAAGAAGAGATCTACACTACAAAGGATTTGGATGAGCTCAATAAGATTATCAACGAAACAACG GAGTGGTTGGATAAGACCGAGAAGAAACAGAATGAGTCAAAACTACACGAAAACCCGGTTCTGGTGGTGAAAGACATCGAGGCTAGGCAAGGAAAACTGGATCGTGAAATGCTGTACTTGTTGAACAAAGCCAAGTATTACGTCCCAAAGCCAAAGGTCAATGAAACAG CTTCTAACTCGACGAAATCAGGGGCTGATggtaaaaaagcaaaacaggaaaaaggAAGCAAGAAGGAAGAGAAAGCTACAGACAAACAAGAAGAAGCAACAAGCGGTAAAAGCAAGGACTCAACAGAAGATAGCGAGAAGGAAGAAGAGAAGATGGGCACACCGgaaggaacaaaagaacagcAAAAAGAGTCTGAAAAGGACGAACCATTACCTTTACCAAGCGCCGAGGAAGCGTCCTCCAGTGATGAGCCGGGGACTAAAGCAGCAGATTCCGCTAAAGAGAAAGAACAATCTGATATCAGAAGAGACCATccgacaacctcgttcccagggtctttcgtcttcccacaagagggagtggtcgaagaaagaccctggtttgggctggtcacgtgtcttgcTGACAAAATTATCTTCATGGGAGGGGTTCCAATTTTGCAGAAAATTGTCGCCACTAGCATTTGTCACATCCAAACCGAGACTAGAGCAATCGCCATGTTTTTCACGAGTCTTCATAGTTCGATTTCATGTAGCAGCTACTGGAATGTTAATCTAAAGCCAAAACAAGTTAAGTGCTTGGAAGCAGTTTACTCTGGTAGAGATGTGGTTGCTGTTTTGCCCACGGGCTACGGAAAATCCATCATTTTTCACCTATTGCCCGCACTGCTCTTTGACAAAGTGAACTCTGGAAATATCGCTCCCCCATCACAATCTATTGTGATCGTGGTTTCGCCGTTGAACTCTCTAATCCGAGATCAGATAAGAAGGATTAATCAAGGAAATATCAAAGCCACTGTCCTTAATGTGCAAAATAACGAAAACAGCGATGAAGTACAGTTGGATTTGGCCCACTCGAATCCTTCTTTATTAAGAGATGGGAGATATGACCTTGTCTTCACACACCCAGAAGCGGTCCTGTCGAGCAAAGAAGGACTAGAGCTATTTCAAAGTACGCCATACCAACGATCTGTGCAAGCGGTAGTCATTGATGAAGCGCATTGTATTTTAGAATG GGGAGATGACTTCAGGAAAGATTATTCACACCTATCTATGTTGTGCGCCATTTTTCCTAATGTTCCAGTGGTTGCACTGACTGCTACAGCAAGCAAGACCGACATTAGCAGCATTAAGGAATCGCTCAACCTAAGAAATCCGCTAGAGGTCATAGGGAACCCAAACAGGCCTAACATTCACTACAAGAAAGTATTCCGCAAAGGTGAGGATATTGAATTCTTCGAGGAATTGCTGCAGCCTATTGCCtgtgatttgaaagcaaaaactgtGAATTACCCAATCACAATAATGTATCTACCCCTGAGATGGTGTGGTTTCGCTTTTAAATTCTTCGAAAGACATTTAGGAAATGAGCAGTACTACCCTTCTAATGCCCAGCCATTACCAGAAAACAGACTTTTTGCCCAGTATCACGCCCCCCAGACAAGTGCCAtgaaagatcaaatattaaaggaACTGTCTTCAGCTGTTTCAAAAGTTAGAGTAGTGTTTGCCACAGTTGCCATGGGAATGGGAGTAGACATTCAATCAATACGGACCGTGATTCATGCAGAACCACCACGCACAGTAAGGGAATATTTTCAGGAGACTGGACGAGCCGGTCGTGATGGTAAACTGGCTCATGCTGTGCTGTACTACAATAATCGTGACATTGCTAAACACCGTGAAGGCATGAGTGACAATATTCGCAACTTTTGCCGCCTAGAGGATGGTTGCCTTAGGAAATTTCTTTTGAGCTGTCTGGATGCAAAAGTACCAGATACAAAAGGCCCTTCCCATCTTTGCTGCAGTTATTGTGAATCTGTATGCAAATGTCCTGATTGCATGGCATAG